The Echeneis naucrates chromosome 8, fEcheNa1.1, whole genome shotgun sequence genome has a window encoding:
- the pecam1a gene encoding platelet endothelial cell adhesion molecule isoform X4, protein MDSRPPSLRLVLIITTFLHLAQCVNGQSLLTIDGVFLAIRPNTSVQSGTPVSVNCHVSVSHDNIPNLTHTFQFRRDDAVIGTFNTSDDSVTYELNPARAADSGNYDCHVIVLGKHITSRMEKLNVTGLQTPILYLNKATVYEGDDFTATCSAPEERGSLVFHFFQVFGNKKPTEMKQVAPTGNSSETTLVLREVGNYTLHCNYEINLVSGTRKSKNSNKIQVEVEGLRISPEMNVLPFPDIFEGDIVEAVCKVKNSLKNVEVFLTKDKRILKKGIVGLSHPFKAQEVGSGKLVCKAEFGNVQKKTYQEIIVKELFSKPKLTVNPDDLFVGKRFKLTCSVTVYEPKKITNKNMQFSIYRNNVKIAPSQMLITEGNQDKTGNYTCKVKTVSLVHNFVKESETVVVKVKVYPTKPVMSVVGGTLILGKSFQMRCHSEAGTLPITYKLFGPRDLNEKRLVSKPGEEAIFNASGIRDSSDLKKFICHANNSQFMAPVVGSWQQLPFSTFIIEPVTNPVLIIGSSMGDVSEGQDVTLTCSVQKGTLPVNFTWYHTQKESPLNSQTFDSLQGSYIIYNVKGDHKGGYYCVSNNLANEAKRSSIVMITVKLAGWKRGLIGVLCILLMLALILFIALKKKSLLHFKRKRTDKLSVKSASTKMERLSLTQAEVNEAANVTPGMMGKSVWSEHVSGSESDDQISVTATEPQYKEVTTRQGDPNEVETSTDTGHNEERNSEQGVPEQADGGSVEYAELNHDMTHHDDHDGQCGQDDHVEEIGNSNETNTPDIGE, encoded by the exons ATGGACTCCAGACCCCCCAGCCTGCGGTTGGTGCTGATTATTACCACCTTCCTGCACTTGG ctcagtgtgtcAACGGACAGTCAT TATTAACTATAGATGGCGTTTTCCTCGCAATCCGTCCAAACACCAGCGTGCAGAGCGGGACACCGGTGTCCGTAAACTGCCACGTCAGCGTCAGTCATGACAACATCCCAAATCTGACGCACACTTTCCAGTTCAGACGGGACGACGCTGTCATCGGCACCTTTAACACCTCAGACGACTCAGTTACATATGAACTCAACCCTGCCAGGGCAGCGGACTCTGGAAATTATGACTGCCACGTCATTGTCTTAGGAAAGCACATAACCAGCCGCATGGAGAAACTCAATGTCACAG GCCTGCAGACCCCCATTCTGTATCTAAATAAAGCTACAGTCTATGAAGGAGATGACTTCACCGCCACCTGCAGCGCTCCCGAGGAGAGGGGATCTCTCGTATTCCATTTTTTCCAGGTATTTGGAAACAAAAAGCCTACCGAGATGAAGCAGGTAGCACCCACTGGGAACTCATCAGAGACTACATTGGTTCTGAGAGAGGTTGGAAACTACACCCTGCACTGTAACTATGAGATCAATTTGGTTTCTGGAAccagaaaatccaaaaacagcaacaagatTCAAGTGGAAGTCGAAG GACTCAGAATTTCTCCAGAAATGAATGTGTTGCCCTTTCCTGATATCTTTGAGGGTGACATAGTAGAGGCAGTTTGCAAAGTGAAGAACTCACTGAAGAATGTTGAAGTATTCCTGACGAAGGACAAGCGAATCCTAAAAAAAGGCATAGTCGGCCTAAGTCATCCATTCAAAGCACAAGAAGTCGGCTCTGGGAAGCTTGTGTGTAAGGCAGAGTTTGGCaatgtgcagaaaaaaactTATCAAGAAATCATAGTCAAAG AGCTGTTTTCAAAGCCAAAATTGACTGTGAATCCTGATGACCTATTTGTGGGAAAGCGTTTCAAACTGACCTGCTCTGTCACTGTCTATGAACCAAAGAAGATCACCAATAAAAACATGCAGTTCTCCATctacagaaacaatgtcaagaTTGCCCCTTCACAGATGTTAATTACTGAGGGAAACCAGGATAAAACTGGCAACTACACTTGCAAAGTCAAGACAGTTTCTCTTGTGCACAATTTTGTAAAAGAAAGCGAAACAGTAGTTGTGAAAGTCAAAG TTTATCCCACAAAACCCGTGATGAGCGTGGTGGGCGGTACTCTGATACTGGGAAAGAGCTTCCAGATGCGttgtcacagtgaagctggCACGCTCCCTATCACATACAAACTGTTTGGTCCTCGTGATCTGAACGAGAAGAGGCTGGTGAGCAAGCCAGGAGAAGAAGCCATCTTTAACGCCTCAGGCATCCGAGACAGTTCAGACTTAAAAAAGTTTATCTGCCATGCAAATAACAGTCAATTCATGGCCCCTGTAGTAGGATCATGGCAGCAGCTGCCTTTTTCAACTTTCATCATAG AGCCGGTGACAAATCCGGTGCTGATCATCGGGTCCAGCATGGGGGACGTGTCCGAGGGACAGGACGTGACACTCACCTGCTCAGTCCAGAAAGGCACGCTTCCAGTTAACTTCACCTGGTACCACACGCAGAAAGAGAGTCCTCTTAATTCACAGACCTTCGACTCTTTGCAAGGATCCTACATTATATATAATGTCAAAGGGGATCATAAAGGCGGCTACTACTGTGTGAGCAACAACCTTGCCAACGAAGCCAAACGGAGTTCCATTGTCATGATTACAG TGAAGTTGGCCGGCTGGAAAAGAGGCCTTATTGGAGTCTTATGCATCCTTCTCATGCTGGCCTTGATCCTCTTTATcgccctaaaaaaaaaaagtctccttcactttaaaaggaaaagaacagaCAAGCTGTCAGT GAAGTCAGCCAGTACCAAAATGGAGCGGCTGAGCCTCACGCAGGCAGAGGTCAATGAAGCTGCAAATG TTACACCAGGCATGATGGGAAAGAGTGTTTGGAGTGAACATGTATCAGGTTCTG agTCAGATGACCAGATTAGTGTGACTGCCACAGAACCTCAGTACAAAGAAGTGACGACCAGACAGGGAGACCCTAATGAAG TGGagacaagcacagacacagGACACAATGAAGAACGGAACTCCGAACAAG GTGTTCCAGAGCAGGCCGATGGT GGGTCAGTGGAGTATGCAGAGCTGAATCATGATATGACTCACCACGATGACCATGACGGTCAGTGTGGCCAGGACGACCACGTGGAGGAAATTGGTAACAGCAATGAAACCAACACTCCTGACATTGGGGAATGA
- the pecam1a gene encoding platelet endothelial cell adhesion molecule isoform X3 → MDSRPPSLRLVLIITTFLHLAQCVNGQSLLTIDGVFLAIRPNTSVQSGTPVSVNCHVSVSHDNIPNLTHTFQFRRDDAVIGTFNTSDDSVTYELNPARAADSGNYDCHVIVLGKHITSRMEKLNVTGLQTPILYLNKATVYEGDDFTATCSAPEERGSLVFHFFQVFGNKKPTEMKQVAPTGNSSETTLVLREVGNYTLHCNYEINLVSGTRKSKNSNKIQVEVEGLRISPEMNVLPFPDIFEGDIVEAVCKVKNSLKNVEVFLTKDKRILKKGIVGLSHPFKAQEVGSGKLVCKAEFGNVQKKTYQEIIVKELFSKPKLTVNPDDLFVGKRFKLTCSVTVYEPKKITNKNMQFSIYRNNVKIAPSQMLITEGNQDKTGNYTCKVKTVSLVHNFVKESETVVVKVKVYPTKPVMSVVGGTLILGKSFQMRCHSEAGTLPITYKLFGPRDLNEKRLVSKPGEEAIFNASGIRDSSDLKKFICHANNSQFMAPVVGSWQQLPFSTFIIEPVTNPVLIIGSSMGDVSEGQDVTLTCSVQKGTLPVNFTWYHTQKESPLNSQTFDSLQGSYIIYNVKGDHKGGYYCVSNNLANEAKRSSIVMITVKLAGWKRGLIGVLCILLMLALILFIALKKKSLLHFKRKRTDKLSVKSASTKMERLSLTQAEVNEAANVTPGMMGKSVWSEHVSGSESDDQISVTATEPQYKEVTTRQGDPNEVETSTDTGHNEERNSEQGVPEQADGQGSVEYAELNHDMTHHDDHDGQCGQDDHVEEIGNSNETNTPDIGE, encoded by the exons ATGGACTCCAGACCCCCCAGCCTGCGGTTGGTGCTGATTATTACCACCTTCCTGCACTTGG ctcagtgtgtcAACGGACAGTCAT TATTAACTATAGATGGCGTTTTCCTCGCAATCCGTCCAAACACCAGCGTGCAGAGCGGGACACCGGTGTCCGTAAACTGCCACGTCAGCGTCAGTCATGACAACATCCCAAATCTGACGCACACTTTCCAGTTCAGACGGGACGACGCTGTCATCGGCACCTTTAACACCTCAGACGACTCAGTTACATATGAACTCAACCCTGCCAGGGCAGCGGACTCTGGAAATTATGACTGCCACGTCATTGTCTTAGGAAAGCACATAACCAGCCGCATGGAGAAACTCAATGTCACAG GCCTGCAGACCCCCATTCTGTATCTAAATAAAGCTACAGTCTATGAAGGAGATGACTTCACCGCCACCTGCAGCGCTCCCGAGGAGAGGGGATCTCTCGTATTCCATTTTTTCCAGGTATTTGGAAACAAAAAGCCTACCGAGATGAAGCAGGTAGCACCCACTGGGAACTCATCAGAGACTACATTGGTTCTGAGAGAGGTTGGAAACTACACCCTGCACTGTAACTATGAGATCAATTTGGTTTCTGGAAccagaaaatccaaaaacagcaacaagatTCAAGTGGAAGTCGAAG GACTCAGAATTTCTCCAGAAATGAATGTGTTGCCCTTTCCTGATATCTTTGAGGGTGACATAGTAGAGGCAGTTTGCAAAGTGAAGAACTCACTGAAGAATGTTGAAGTATTCCTGACGAAGGACAAGCGAATCCTAAAAAAAGGCATAGTCGGCCTAAGTCATCCATTCAAAGCACAAGAAGTCGGCTCTGGGAAGCTTGTGTGTAAGGCAGAGTTTGGCaatgtgcagaaaaaaactTATCAAGAAATCATAGTCAAAG AGCTGTTTTCAAAGCCAAAATTGACTGTGAATCCTGATGACCTATTTGTGGGAAAGCGTTTCAAACTGACCTGCTCTGTCACTGTCTATGAACCAAAGAAGATCACCAATAAAAACATGCAGTTCTCCATctacagaaacaatgtcaagaTTGCCCCTTCACAGATGTTAATTACTGAGGGAAACCAGGATAAAACTGGCAACTACACTTGCAAAGTCAAGACAGTTTCTCTTGTGCACAATTTTGTAAAAGAAAGCGAAACAGTAGTTGTGAAAGTCAAAG TTTATCCCACAAAACCCGTGATGAGCGTGGTGGGCGGTACTCTGATACTGGGAAAGAGCTTCCAGATGCGttgtcacagtgaagctggCACGCTCCCTATCACATACAAACTGTTTGGTCCTCGTGATCTGAACGAGAAGAGGCTGGTGAGCAAGCCAGGAGAAGAAGCCATCTTTAACGCCTCAGGCATCCGAGACAGTTCAGACTTAAAAAAGTTTATCTGCCATGCAAATAACAGTCAATTCATGGCCCCTGTAGTAGGATCATGGCAGCAGCTGCCTTTTTCAACTTTCATCATAG AGCCGGTGACAAATCCGGTGCTGATCATCGGGTCCAGCATGGGGGACGTGTCCGAGGGACAGGACGTGACACTCACCTGCTCAGTCCAGAAAGGCACGCTTCCAGTTAACTTCACCTGGTACCACACGCAGAAAGAGAGTCCTCTTAATTCACAGACCTTCGACTCTTTGCAAGGATCCTACATTATATATAATGTCAAAGGGGATCATAAAGGCGGCTACTACTGTGTGAGCAACAACCTTGCCAACGAAGCCAAACGGAGTTCCATTGTCATGATTACAG TGAAGTTGGCCGGCTGGAAAAGAGGCCTTATTGGAGTCTTATGCATCCTTCTCATGCTGGCCTTGATCCTCTTTATcgccctaaaaaaaaaaagtctccttcactttaaaaggaaaagaacagaCAAGCTGTCAGT GAAGTCAGCCAGTACCAAAATGGAGCGGCTGAGCCTCACGCAGGCAGAGGTCAATGAAGCTGCAAATG TTACACCAGGCATGATGGGAAAGAGTGTTTGGAGTGAACATGTATCAGGTTCTG agTCAGATGACCAGATTAGTGTGACTGCCACAGAACCTCAGTACAAAGAAGTGACGACCAGACAGGGAGACCCTAATGAAG TGGagacaagcacagacacagGACACAATGAAGAACGGAACTCCGAACAAG GTGTTCCAGAGCAGGCCGATGGT CAGGGGTCAGTGGAGTATGCAGAGCTGAATCATGATATGACTCACCACGATGACCATGACGGTCAGTGTGGCCAGGACGACCACGTGGAGGAAATTGGTAACAGCAATGAAACCAACACTCCTGACATTGGGGAATGA
- the pecam1a gene encoding platelet endothelial cell adhesion molecule isoform X2 produces MDSRPPSLRLVLIITTFLHLAQCVNGQSLLTIDGVFLAIRPNTSVQSGTPVSVNCHVSVSHDNIPNLTHTFQFRRDDAVIGTFNTSDDSVTYELNPARAADSGNYDCHVIVLGKHITSRMEKLNVTGLQTPILYLNKATVYEGDDFTATCSAPEERGSLVFHFFQVFGNKKPTEMKQVAPTGNSSETTLVLREVGNYTLHCNYEINLVSGTRKSKNSNKIQVEVEGLRISPEMNVLPFPDIFEGDIVEAVCKVKNSLKNVEVFLTKDKRILKKGIVGLSHPFKAQEVGSGKLVCKAEFGNVQKKTYQEIIVKELFSKPKLTVNPDDLFVGKRFKLTCSVTVYEPKKITNKNMQFSIYRNNVKIAPSQMLITEGNQDKTGNYTCKVKTVSLVHNFVKESETVVVKVKVYPTKPVMSVVGGTLILGKSFQMRCHSEAGTLPITYKLFGPRDLNEKRLVSKPGEEAIFNASGIRDSSDLKKFICHANNSQFMAPVVGSWQQLPFSTFIIEPVTNPVLIIGSSMGDVSEGQDVTLTCSVQKGTLPVNFTWYHTQKESPLNSQTFDSLQGSYIIYNVKGDHKGGYYCVSNNLANEAKRSSIVMITVKLAGWKRGLIGVLCILLMLALILFIALKKKSLLHFKRKRTDKLSVKSASTKMERLSLTQAEVNEAANVTPGMMGKSVWSEHVSGSESDDQISVTATEPQYKEVTTRQGDPNEAAVETSTDTGHNEERNSEQGVPEQADGGSVEYAELNHDMTHHDDHDGQCGQDDHVEEIGNSNETNTPDIGE; encoded by the exons ATGGACTCCAGACCCCCCAGCCTGCGGTTGGTGCTGATTATTACCACCTTCCTGCACTTGG ctcagtgtgtcAACGGACAGTCAT TATTAACTATAGATGGCGTTTTCCTCGCAATCCGTCCAAACACCAGCGTGCAGAGCGGGACACCGGTGTCCGTAAACTGCCACGTCAGCGTCAGTCATGACAACATCCCAAATCTGACGCACACTTTCCAGTTCAGACGGGACGACGCTGTCATCGGCACCTTTAACACCTCAGACGACTCAGTTACATATGAACTCAACCCTGCCAGGGCAGCGGACTCTGGAAATTATGACTGCCACGTCATTGTCTTAGGAAAGCACATAACCAGCCGCATGGAGAAACTCAATGTCACAG GCCTGCAGACCCCCATTCTGTATCTAAATAAAGCTACAGTCTATGAAGGAGATGACTTCACCGCCACCTGCAGCGCTCCCGAGGAGAGGGGATCTCTCGTATTCCATTTTTTCCAGGTATTTGGAAACAAAAAGCCTACCGAGATGAAGCAGGTAGCACCCACTGGGAACTCATCAGAGACTACATTGGTTCTGAGAGAGGTTGGAAACTACACCCTGCACTGTAACTATGAGATCAATTTGGTTTCTGGAAccagaaaatccaaaaacagcaacaagatTCAAGTGGAAGTCGAAG GACTCAGAATTTCTCCAGAAATGAATGTGTTGCCCTTTCCTGATATCTTTGAGGGTGACATAGTAGAGGCAGTTTGCAAAGTGAAGAACTCACTGAAGAATGTTGAAGTATTCCTGACGAAGGACAAGCGAATCCTAAAAAAAGGCATAGTCGGCCTAAGTCATCCATTCAAAGCACAAGAAGTCGGCTCTGGGAAGCTTGTGTGTAAGGCAGAGTTTGGCaatgtgcagaaaaaaactTATCAAGAAATCATAGTCAAAG AGCTGTTTTCAAAGCCAAAATTGACTGTGAATCCTGATGACCTATTTGTGGGAAAGCGTTTCAAACTGACCTGCTCTGTCACTGTCTATGAACCAAAGAAGATCACCAATAAAAACATGCAGTTCTCCATctacagaaacaatgtcaagaTTGCCCCTTCACAGATGTTAATTACTGAGGGAAACCAGGATAAAACTGGCAACTACACTTGCAAAGTCAAGACAGTTTCTCTTGTGCACAATTTTGTAAAAGAAAGCGAAACAGTAGTTGTGAAAGTCAAAG TTTATCCCACAAAACCCGTGATGAGCGTGGTGGGCGGTACTCTGATACTGGGAAAGAGCTTCCAGATGCGttgtcacagtgaagctggCACGCTCCCTATCACATACAAACTGTTTGGTCCTCGTGATCTGAACGAGAAGAGGCTGGTGAGCAAGCCAGGAGAAGAAGCCATCTTTAACGCCTCAGGCATCCGAGACAGTTCAGACTTAAAAAAGTTTATCTGCCATGCAAATAACAGTCAATTCATGGCCCCTGTAGTAGGATCATGGCAGCAGCTGCCTTTTTCAACTTTCATCATAG AGCCGGTGACAAATCCGGTGCTGATCATCGGGTCCAGCATGGGGGACGTGTCCGAGGGACAGGACGTGACACTCACCTGCTCAGTCCAGAAAGGCACGCTTCCAGTTAACTTCACCTGGTACCACACGCAGAAAGAGAGTCCTCTTAATTCACAGACCTTCGACTCTTTGCAAGGATCCTACATTATATATAATGTCAAAGGGGATCATAAAGGCGGCTACTACTGTGTGAGCAACAACCTTGCCAACGAAGCCAAACGGAGTTCCATTGTCATGATTACAG TGAAGTTGGCCGGCTGGAAAAGAGGCCTTATTGGAGTCTTATGCATCCTTCTCATGCTGGCCTTGATCCTCTTTATcgccctaaaaaaaaaaagtctccttcactttaaaaggaaaagaacagaCAAGCTGTCAGT GAAGTCAGCCAGTACCAAAATGGAGCGGCTGAGCCTCACGCAGGCAGAGGTCAATGAAGCTGCAAATG TTACACCAGGCATGATGGGAAAGAGTGTTTGGAGTGAACATGTATCAGGTTCTG agTCAGATGACCAGATTAGTGTGACTGCCACAGAACCTCAGTACAAAGAAGTGACGACCAGACAGGGAGACCCTAATGAAG CTGCAGTGGagacaagcacagacacagGACACAATGAAGAACGGAACTCCGAACAAG GTGTTCCAGAGCAGGCCGATGGT GGGTCAGTGGAGTATGCAGAGCTGAATCATGATATGACTCACCACGATGACCATGACGGTCAGTGTGGCCAGGACGACCACGTGGAGGAAATTGGTAACAGCAATGAAACCAACACTCCTGACATTGGGGAATGA
- the pecam1a gene encoding platelet endothelial cell adhesion molecule isoform X1: MDSRPPSLRLVLIITTFLHLAQCVNGQSLLTIDGVFLAIRPNTSVQSGTPVSVNCHVSVSHDNIPNLTHTFQFRRDDAVIGTFNTSDDSVTYELNPARAADSGNYDCHVIVLGKHITSRMEKLNVTGLQTPILYLNKATVYEGDDFTATCSAPEERGSLVFHFFQVFGNKKPTEMKQVAPTGNSSETTLVLREVGNYTLHCNYEINLVSGTRKSKNSNKIQVEVEGLRISPEMNVLPFPDIFEGDIVEAVCKVKNSLKNVEVFLTKDKRILKKGIVGLSHPFKAQEVGSGKLVCKAEFGNVQKKTYQEIIVKELFSKPKLTVNPDDLFVGKRFKLTCSVTVYEPKKITNKNMQFSIYRNNVKIAPSQMLITEGNQDKTGNYTCKVKTVSLVHNFVKESETVVVKVKVYPTKPVMSVVGGTLILGKSFQMRCHSEAGTLPITYKLFGPRDLNEKRLVSKPGEEAIFNASGIRDSSDLKKFICHANNSQFMAPVVGSWQQLPFSTFIIEPVTNPVLIIGSSMGDVSEGQDVTLTCSVQKGTLPVNFTWYHTQKESPLNSQTFDSLQGSYIIYNVKGDHKGGYYCVSNNLANEAKRSSIVMITVKLAGWKRGLIGVLCILLMLALILFIALKKKSLLHFKRKRTDKLSVKSASTKMERLSLTQAEVNEAANVTPGMMGKSVWSEHVSGSESDDQISVTATEPQYKEVTTRQGDPNEAAVETSTDTGHNEERNSEQGVPEQADGQGSVEYAELNHDMTHHDDHDGQCGQDDHVEEIGNSNETNTPDIGE, translated from the exons ATGGACTCCAGACCCCCCAGCCTGCGGTTGGTGCTGATTATTACCACCTTCCTGCACTTGG ctcagtgtgtcAACGGACAGTCAT TATTAACTATAGATGGCGTTTTCCTCGCAATCCGTCCAAACACCAGCGTGCAGAGCGGGACACCGGTGTCCGTAAACTGCCACGTCAGCGTCAGTCATGACAACATCCCAAATCTGACGCACACTTTCCAGTTCAGACGGGACGACGCTGTCATCGGCACCTTTAACACCTCAGACGACTCAGTTACATATGAACTCAACCCTGCCAGGGCAGCGGACTCTGGAAATTATGACTGCCACGTCATTGTCTTAGGAAAGCACATAACCAGCCGCATGGAGAAACTCAATGTCACAG GCCTGCAGACCCCCATTCTGTATCTAAATAAAGCTACAGTCTATGAAGGAGATGACTTCACCGCCACCTGCAGCGCTCCCGAGGAGAGGGGATCTCTCGTATTCCATTTTTTCCAGGTATTTGGAAACAAAAAGCCTACCGAGATGAAGCAGGTAGCACCCACTGGGAACTCATCAGAGACTACATTGGTTCTGAGAGAGGTTGGAAACTACACCCTGCACTGTAACTATGAGATCAATTTGGTTTCTGGAAccagaaaatccaaaaacagcaacaagatTCAAGTGGAAGTCGAAG GACTCAGAATTTCTCCAGAAATGAATGTGTTGCCCTTTCCTGATATCTTTGAGGGTGACATAGTAGAGGCAGTTTGCAAAGTGAAGAACTCACTGAAGAATGTTGAAGTATTCCTGACGAAGGACAAGCGAATCCTAAAAAAAGGCATAGTCGGCCTAAGTCATCCATTCAAAGCACAAGAAGTCGGCTCTGGGAAGCTTGTGTGTAAGGCAGAGTTTGGCaatgtgcagaaaaaaactTATCAAGAAATCATAGTCAAAG AGCTGTTTTCAAAGCCAAAATTGACTGTGAATCCTGATGACCTATTTGTGGGAAAGCGTTTCAAACTGACCTGCTCTGTCACTGTCTATGAACCAAAGAAGATCACCAATAAAAACATGCAGTTCTCCATctacagaaacaatgtcaagaTTGCCCCTTCACAGATGTTAATTACTGAGGGAAACCAGGATAAAACTGGCAACTACACTTGCAAAGTCAAGACAGTTTCTCTTGTGCACAATTTTGTAAAAGAAAGCGAAACAGTAGTTGTGAAAGTCAAAG TTTATCCCACAAAACCCGTGATGAGCGTGGTGGGCGGTACTCTGATACTGGGAAAGAGCTTCCAGATGCGttgtcacagtgaagctggCACGCTCCCTATCACATACAAACTGTTTGGTCCTCGTGATCTGAACGAGAAGAGGCTGGTGAGCAAGCCAGGAGAAGAAGCCATCTTTAACGCCTCAGGCATCCGAGACAGTTCAGACTTAAAAAAGTTTATCTGCCATGCAAATAACAGTCAATTCATGGCCCCTGTAGTAGGATCATGGCAGCAGCTGCCTTTTTCAACTTTCATCATAG AGCCGGTGACAAATCCGGTGCTGATCATCGGGTCCAGCATGGGGGACGTGTCCGAGGGACAGGACGTGACACTCACCTGCTCAGTCCAGAAAGGCACGCTTCCAGTTAACTTCACCTGGTACCACACGCAGAAAGAGAGTCCTCTTAATTCACAGACCTTCGACTCTTTGCAAGGATCCTACATTATATATAATGTCAAAGGGGATCATAAAGGCGGCTACTACTGTGTGAGCAACAACCTTGCCAACGAAGCCAAACGGAGTTCCATTGTCATGATTACAG TGAAGTTGGCCGGCTGGAAAAGAGGCCTTATTGGAGTCTTATGCATCCTTCTCATGCTGGCCTTGATCCTCTTTATcgccctaaaaaaaaaaagtctccttcactttaaaaggaaaagaacagaCAAGCTGTCAGT GAAGTCAGCCAGTACCAAAATGGAGCGGCTGAGCCTCACGCAGGCAGAGGTCAATGAAGCTGCAAATG TTACACCAGGCATGATGGGAAAGAGTGTTTGGAGTGAACATGTATCAGGTTCTG agTCAGATGACCAGATTAGTGTGACTGCCACAGAACCTCAGTACAAAGAAGTGACGACCAGACAGGGAGACCCTAATGAAG CTGCAGTGGagacaagcacagacacagGACACAATGAAGAACGGAACTCCGAACAAG GTGTTCCAGAGCAGGCCGATGGT CAGGGGTCAGTGGAGTATGCAGAGCTGAATCATGATATGACTCACCACGATGACCATGACGGTCAGTGTGGCCAGGACGACCACGTGGAGGAAATTGGTAACAGCAATGAAACCAACACTCCTGACATTGGGGAATGA